In Longimicrobium sp., a genomic segment contains:
- a CDS encoding PIG-L deacetylase family protein, which yields MQKTLLVGLAHPDDEVGAAGTILAQRARGDRVVVVWLTRGEMTEALGPIPTAEVAARREEQGRRAGEILGVETRFMDFADCSIDANPESAHRVARLVAEIRPDALLTWGDAWGRGMRHPDHQASGKIFRDAITLARIAKVVGPGQPHRAPVPVFTYRGAHSTLPAVAVDVEPFREQIHELGRFYRENIGFGNAEWIDRRLRVTGEPYGLRYAEVFDAWETRGGIVPSLLPAELDDGEVQHPDREAGA from the coding sequence ATGCAGAAAACGCTGCTGGTGGGGCTGGCCCACCCGGACGACGAGGTGGGAGCCGCGGGAACCATCCTGGCCCAGCGGGCGCGGGGCGACCGCGTGGTGGTGGTGTGGCTGACGCGCGGCGAGATGACGGAGGCGCTGGGCCCCATCCCCACCGCCGAGGTGGCCGCCCGGCGCGAGGAGCAGGGCCGCCGCGCGGGCGAAATCCTGGGGGTGGAAACGCGGTTCATGGACTTCGCGGACTGCTCGATCGACGCGAATCCCGAGAGCGCCCACCGCGTCGCCCGCCTGGTGGCGGAGATCCGGCCCGACGCGCTGCTCACCTGGGGAGACGCGTGGGGGCGCGGCATGCGCCACCCGGACCACCAGGCCAGCGGCAAGATCTTCCGCGACGCCATCACCCTGGCGCGCATCGCCAAGGTAGTGGGCCCCGGGCAACCGCACCGGGCGCCGGTGCCCGTCTTCACCTATCGCGGCGCGCATTCCACGCTCCCCGCCGTAGCCGTGGACGTGGAGCCCTTCCGTGAGCAGATCCACGAGCTGGGCCGCTTCTACCGCGAGAACATCGGCTTCGGCAACGCGGAATGGATCGACAGGCGGCTGCGGGTGACGGGCGAGCCGTACGGGCTGCGTTACGCCGAGGTGTTCGACGCCTGGGAAACGCGCGGCGGCATCGTGCCCTCGCTGCTCCCCGCCGAGCTCGACGACGGCGAGGTTCAGCACCCGGACCGGGAAGCGGGTGCGTAG